One genomic segment of Myxococcales bacterium includes these proteins:
- a CDS encoding Uma2 family endonuclease, with the protein MGQSQRHLELCFLLFALLKRLVAPEHSCGSDQFVYWNARTNRRQLAPDGFVKLGVPHETFDSWKTWEKGIPELAVEILSPSDTPERWAFEEKLERYHELGVRELVCFNVDAEPGERLRVWDLMEGDLVERVVGAERTPCLTLGALDGAAYEWLVAPAEACPAALRLAREGELVLFDSEELAEERQRRVEEQRRTEAALARVRELEAELSRRGG; encoded by the coding sequence TTGGGCCAGTCGCAACGCCACCTGGAACTATGCTTTCTCCTTTTCGCGCTCTTGAAGCGTCTGGTCGCGCCCGAGCACTCATGCGGCTCCGATCAGTTCGTTTACTGGAACGCCCGGACGAATCGGAGGCAGCTTGCGCCCGACGGTTTTGTGAAGCTTGGTGTCCCGCACGAGACATTCGACTCGTGGAAGACTTGGGAGAAAGGGATCCCCGAGCTTGCCGTGGAGATCTTGAGCCCATCGGACACGCCGGAGCGGTGGGCCTTCGAGGAGAAGCTCGAGCGCTACCACGAGCTCGGCGTGCGTGAGCTCGTGTGCTTCAACGTCGACGCAGAGCCAGGCGAACGCCTCCGCGTTTGGGATCTGATGGAAGGCGACTTGGTCGAGCGCGTCGTCGGCGCGGAGCGCACGCCGTGCTTGACGCTCGGAGCCCTCGACGGCGCCGCCTACGAGTGGCTCGTTGCCCCGGCCGAGGCGTGCCCCGCGGCGCTACGGCTCGCGCGAGAAGGCGAGCTCGTCCTCTTCGACTCGGAGGAGCTTGCAGAAGAGCGGCAGCGACGTGTTGAAGAGCAGCGGCGAACGGAGGCCGCGCTCGCGCGCGTGCGGGAGCTCGAGGCCGAGCTTTCCCGGCGCGGGGGCTGA